TTCTTAATCTTTTTCCACCCCTCGTTGTTTTGTCTGCTGCAGGAACAGGTTTTGCCCTCTTTTCTGCTGTTCTACTGTTCGCTGAACAAGGCTTGTTGTGTCTATCTAAGGTTAAGGTGACATTCCTTGTTCTCTCTCCTACATATGTTCAGCTTTTTTTCCTTGCCTATTAGCTTGCTTCTGCCCACTAACTATTTGCTCCATGCCTTCTGCTACGTCAATTTTTAAGTATTACAGATATTTTGTCAACCATTTGCCTTCTTTATTCTTATCCGCTTGGTTTCATGTAACTGCCTAAGAACTttgctttcccttttgtttGCTCTGATTCCCCCCACCCCCCGATAAGAGACGTTTGTCACGTGCCTTTGTTATATCATTTCTTTATGTTAGCCTTTCTTGCTCCAACTTTAGCCTCCTTTGTGCTTATTTCGTCGGCTATATGGTAGTACATTACACTAATACTTTAGCCTTTCTTTCAACTTCTAAGGTATGTAGTAATCAGATCGAAGCAATGCTCAGTTCAGTGGTGCTGTATAAGGACTTTGCTTTAGCTTTAATTTCCTCTGtcttttttctcctttgatAGTAGGTATTTAATGCATACCTTTGTTATggtatttttttatgttagCCTCTTTTCTCCTGAACTTTGGCCCCTGTTGTGCTTATTTTGTCGGCCCTATAATAGTGCATTAAAGGTGTGTGTTAGCCTTTCTTTCACCTACTAAAGTATGTAGTaatcaaatggattgaatgcTCAGCTAAGTGGTGCTGTATACAAACTTTTctttagcttttctttcttctgtttTCCCCCCCCCCTTGGATGACAGCCATTTAGCATGTGCCTTTGTTGTGCCATTCCTTTATGCTAGACTGTTTACTTGAGCTTAGTCCTCCTTTGTGCTTATTTTCGCAGTACTATAGTAGTGCATTAGGGGTGTGTGTTAGCTTTTCTTTCAACTACTAAGGTATGTAGTAATCAGATGGATAGAAATGCTATGCGGCGCAAAAAATATGCAGAAATGTCGCCTACAAAGAAAGCCAAACTCCTGTGCTCTCGGAGAGAAGCGAGAGCAGCAAAGAGAGCTGAAAAAACTTTACCTGTTCGTGTTCGCAAGGTTCCTTTAGGCTATGTGGAATCTGGTGTGTCGTTTCCAAATGCCCGTTGTATGCCGTGCCATGGTGTAGATCAAACGCCTGTTCACTCTCAATCGTTGGGAAACACAGATGTTGTGTTACCCGCTGATAATGCCCTTGCGGTTGGTGAAGGATTAGAATTCATGTCTGAACAACTACCTGGTCCCTTTggttgttcttcttcttcctcctttaACAGAACAATTCCTATCCATAAGACGCCTCCTACTACAGGTATATCAACATTTCTCATCACCCGATCCCTAGGGCCATTTAGCTCCCCCTCTAAGGCGCCGTTTAACCTTATTCATCTCTATTGGCTGACATTACTTCCCTTGTACCTCTCAAAACACATCTGCCTCTGTTCATAACTGCAGAGCTTCCATTCCGTAATAGCCTTGCGCCAGTAAAATATCAGAGGTCGTCTAATGGTGCAGACCCAAAAAAAATCCCCATTCATTCTACTGATTACCAAGTCAGTGCTGGATCAAGTGAAGGAGGCCCTAGGAACATACTACCCATTTCCCCTGAAAATGAACACTTGATGAACAATGAACATTCTGAAATTATGCTGGACTTATTTTCCTTAAATTCAACTCTTATCAACTCTGAACAACCGGTTCAGAGACATCTTGCTTGTAAAAGTAATTCTTTCCCTGCTATGCTTTCGGATTCTGTTTTACCCCCTCCTTACACAGGTACTGCCTTACCTTGGGATATTCATTGTCTTTGAATCATTGCTGAGCTTCTTCGACCAGGCTATAAATAATAGATACTCATCTTTATAGCTTGTTTCTGAGAACCTTTGCCCTTTCTCCACCGTGTCCCTTTAAGGGACTTTGGACTATTCTTTATAGCTTACTCAGTCCTGCAATCCGCAGGCATTCCTGGAAAGGATGTCGTCAGGTGTGAACCAGCAGCTGGTCATTTGGAGATGGGAGGCAGCGAAGTAAATCCTTCTGCTGCTCCATCTTTTAGTCGACCTCGTACCAAGAAACGCAATACTTCTGAAACTGTAGCCAACCAGAAATCAGGTTGGCGTCAGTTTCTAATCTCCCTTAGCCATTGGCTACCTTATATTCTGATTTACCTATATATCCATCCAATGCTAATAGAGACACTCGTATGCAAAATAAAACTGCAACGATAGAACGAGCACCTTCAGCTTCATATCTATCTCGTCTTGCCAATATTTCTTTCGCATCTCTGGCGCTACCAGATGCTCCTGATTGTCAGCATTGTGGAGCGAAGAGGTTCCATTTGGAGCCTCCTACCTTTTGCTGCTCGGGAGGAGAAATCTCTATCGTCGCTCCTCCAATGCCTTATGATCTGAAACGTTTGTTCATTGGCAACGATGAAGAGAGTGCTCATTTCAGAAACAATGTACGTACTTATAACAACAACCTTGGCTTTACAACCTTTGCTGCGAAGTATGACTCTGAGCTTACAAAGAACACAAAAGGTGTTTATACCTTCCGTGTTCAAGGCCAGGTCTATCACTTCCTTGATGGCCTTGTTCACTTGGGCGATAAACCATCTGGCATCCAATTATATTTCTTTGACACTGATGAAGAATTAGCAAAAAGGCTTGGTAACTCTGATAAACTGCACGAAAACACTTTAAGATTGCTTATGCACGTTCTTTCTGATAATCCTTATACTCGCTTCTTTAAAAGCCTTAGGGATGTTTCGAACATTGACAACCTGAACATTGTCCTTAATTGTTATCCTTCACTTGACCAACGCGTGTATAATCTTCCCTCTGCCTCGCAAGTAGGAGCTATATGGACTGAAAGTGAAGATCAGTCATCCAATAGACGCGCTCATATTCAGGTCTATCCTCGCTCAGCTGGTAGCCATAGAATCCAGCATTATTATGACTGTTATGACCCTTTACAGTACTCTCTCCTTTTCCCCCGTGATGAGTGTGGCTGGCACCATGGAATTAAAAGACTtcacaaaaggaaaagaggagggGACTCCTGTGAGGGCGATATTACCCTTGATCCAGCTTCAGTTAACTCCTCATCAGAGTTAATTGATTTAGAATAGAGAGGCAAGTACATTTATCCCTTGTTATAAGCTACTTAATCCAACCATTGCATTATATCATCTAATCCCATCTTTTTAGCTGCTGATCGAGGCAAAACAGAGGGTGATACTGTATCAGTTAGGGAGTACTACTGTTATAGGTTTCAAATAAGGGACGATGATGAGTCAATGTTATTACACACCCTTAGATTGCTACAGCAATTTTCGGTTGATGGTTATGTGAAGATAGAAACATCTAGGCTTGATTTCCATAGACATCGGCAGAACAAAATACGCTCCGAAATTCTTCAAGAAGTTCTTGATAGTGTTTCTATTGGCCAAACTGCTGGTTCTAAGGTTGGTCGTAAGGTTATCTTGCCAGGTTCCTTTATAGGTGGGTCGAGGGATATGCGTCGTCGCTACCTTGATGCGATGGCGTTGGTCCAAAAGTACGGGAAGCCGGACATTTTCATTACAATGACATGTAATCCAGCGTGGAAGGAGATTCAAGAGAACTTGAAATACCATGAAAAACCTCAAGATTGGCAGACCTTCTAGCTAGAGTTTTTAGAGCCAAGTTTGAAATGCTTAAAGCAGAGATCCTGAATAAGCAAATCTTTGGCGAAGAAAATCTTTGGCGAAGTTGTAGCGTGTGTTTATGTGATTGAGTTTCAGAAGCGGGGATTTCCTCATGCCCATTTATTATTGATCTTAAAACCTGGTCATAAGCTACTTAACCCGGAGTCATATGACAAAGTAGTTTGTGCTGAGCTGCCCGACAAAGATCGCTATCCTCACTTGTATTCTCTTGTTATCAAACATATGATCCAAAGACCATGGATAAATCTTGCCCTTGCATGAGAGATGGAACCTGCAAAAATCGCTATCCAAAGAACTTTTGTGCCCAAACGACCCATGGTGAGGATACTTATCCATATTACAGAAGAAGGGATGACAGCAAGAGTATCAGAGTTCGCAGATTTACTCTTGACAATAGGTGGGTTGTGCCTTGTAACCCTTACCTACTTGCTTTATTTGATTGCCACATCAATGTGGAAATCTGTTCAGCTCTTAAGCTCGTGAAGTACTTGTATAAGTATGTTTTCAAAGAACATGATCTGGTGAGCTTTAAGATTATTTCTTGTGAATCAGTCAATGATGTTGATGCAATAAGAGACTTTCAGAAAGGTAGATGGGTTTCACCTCCAGAAGCTTTTTGGTGCATTTATGAATTCAAACTCAATGAAATGACTCCAGCAGTTTACACTCTTCAAGTTCACCTTCCAgaccagcaatttgtttccttCGACAAGAATTCTGACCTGTTGCAATTACTGAGCAAAGTTGATTTTTCTAAAACAATGTTAACTCAGTTTTTCCACATGAATAGAATAAATCAAAGAGCACAGACCCTGAAATGCTTCTATAGAGATTTCCCTGAACATTTTGTCTGGTCTCCTAAATATAAAGAGTGGACTGAACGAAAGCGTAGAAAAGTCATTGGCCGGATGGTGACTGTTAGTCCGAAAGAAGGAGAGAGGTATTATTTGAGGTTGCTTTTAACTCACATTGCTGGACCAACGTCTTTTGAAGCCCTTTTGTCTGTCAGAGATTAGCTTCGTTTAGAGAGTCCGCTTTAGCTCTCGGCCTTCTGCAGTCTGATGCGTACATAGAGGACACGCTTCAGCAAGCAGTGGCGTTTCAAATGCCGTCCTCATTGCGTCTATTGTTTGCTACTCTCCTTGTGTACTGTTCTACAACGAATCCTAGGTTGCTTTGGGAGAACTTTGAACTTGACCTTTCTGCCGACTACCATCACCGGTAGCAGTTCCATGGACTTTTTTCTcttgaaattaaaagaaaggtCCTGCAGGATATAAACAGTTCGCTCGAATAAATGGGCAAAAGCCTTGCTGAATTTCACTTTGTCTCCGATGAATTTACCTCCAGTTACGCTGAAAAGCTAACAAAAGAGATTGAGAGTGAAAAAAGCTTAACCGTAGACCCTGAGGATCTGTTGTTGTCTCACAAGTTGAACCCTGAGCAAAAACATGCCTATGATCTGATCCTGAAAGCATGTTTTTCCTTACAAGGACAAGCTTTTTTCGTTGATGGCCCCGGCGGGACCGGTAAAACTTTTTTGTATCGGTCACTCCTCGCCACCTTGCGCTCACAGAACCATGTTGCAATTGCAGTGGCAACATTTGGAATTGCAGCATCAATCCTTCCTGGAGGAAGGACAGCTCACTCGAGATTCAAGATACCGCTTGATTTCTCGAAAACTAAGACTTGTCAACTTAGTAAACAAAGCTCAGCTTCAAAACTCCTTTCTGAATCTACGCTTATTTTGTGGGATGAAGCTTCCATGTATAAGCGGGAAACAATTGAAGCATTTGATGAATTGCTAAAagatttaatggattcagatttgcCTTTTGGAGGAAAGGTAATTGTTTTCGGCGGCGATTTCCGGCAAACTCTGCCAATCATTGAGCAAGCAACTAAGGAAGTTCTCATAGAATCGACCTTCCCCGTTTCTCTCCTGTGGTCTCAACTACACAAAATCAGGCTCACAGAAAACATGCGAGCTATGTTTGATCCAGGCTTTTCTCAATTCCTTTTAAGGGTGGGAGAGGGGAGAGAACCTGTCGACGATCAGGGAGAGATAACTTTATCCCCAGATATAGTTATTCCTTATGTAGATAAAGAGGTGTCTTTGAACAGGTTAGCTAGCCACATgtaatcaaattcaaccatttttATAGTTATTCCTTCTACTACCATTATTAATGAATCTTCTTATATACAGGTTAATAGAAAGTGTTTTTCCAGATCTGAACCTCTATACCCACGATCCTTATAACCTGATAAATATGTGCATCCTTGCTCCTAAAAATAGCTCTGTCGACGAGCTCAATGAAATGATGATTAAGAGGTTTCCTGGAAACCTTCAGACTTATATTAGCTCAGACAAGACTGTTGATCAGCGGCACCAAAGTGATTATGAGGACTTCCTCAATTCGCAAAATCCTAAAGGTCTCCCTCCTCATAAGTTGCTGTTGAAGAAAAACTGTCCACTAATGCTTCTAAGAAATTTAAACCCAACTGAAGGTCTGTGCAATGGAACAAGGTTGATATGCAGAGATCTTGGACAGCACACAATTTCTGCCGAGATTGTTTTTGGCCATCACCGAGGAAAAACAGTTTTTATTCCAAGAATACCTTTTCGGTCGCCTGACAACGACAAAAATGGGATTCCATTCATACGAACATAGTTTCCTGTCCGCCTTTGCTTCGCCTTGACCATCAATAAATCGCAGGGTCAAACCCTTGACTACGTCGGAATTTATCTACGAGAACCAGTTTTTTCTCATGGACAGTTGTATGTTGCTCTGTCCAGAGCTAGGACTGCCGCTAAAGTCAGAATTCTTCTTGTTCCTGGAACATTTGAAGGCACAAAAGTAGATTGCAAGACTCGGAATGTTGTCTTTCATGAAATTTTTAGATTAACGCAGGAATAGATCATTTTCTACTGGAATTATGCTACAACAAGGTGTTATTCAGCTTTTTAATTCCTAGATGCTGTGTTCTTGGATATTTTATTCCTTTCACTTACGCAGCAACTTATGTGTTTATAGGATGGCTAACTTGCTGCCAATGCGAGATATTGTGCCTCATATGAGAAATTGGAGCTGCGACATCACTGTTCAAGAAAGGCAGCAGATTACAAGCTCAATGGGAACACCAACAAGAAAGCAAAAGTTTGTTTTCTATGATTCAGAAGTTAGTCAGAACTGATGCTCTGTTTTAAAAGTAATAGTTTAAGTAGGCTGTTCATTTGCTTTCTTAATCCTGTGTTTCTTTCGCCGCTTTAAATAGGGATCGAGAGTCGAAGGAATCATCTTCAATGATGACATTCCTAGAATGAGCCAGATCTTGCAGATTTATAAAAAGTATAGAATCTCCAATGCTGAAGTCAGACCTATACCATCAAAGTTCCAGACATCTGACCTTACAGTTCAATGGGTGATCAGTAGCAGGACTGTCATTGACAAAATTCCTGATGATGATGAAGTCATGCCTGTGAAATTCTGCTATTCAAAGTTTACTGATTTAGTTCAGTATATGGATGACAAAACCAAATCAGTGGGTGAGTCCTTCAATGCTTTACTCTTAATATGTTTACATCTCAGCCAACTTTTTTATAATCAACTTCGCTATGTTATTCATAGACGTGTTGGGAGTCGTGATTAGTGCACTTGAGAGGAAAACAGTTACTAAAAACTCAAGGCAATCGGATGTTCAAAAGTTTGTTCTGCTTAATGAAGAGTAAGGCCTTTAAACTTCAGCTTAGCCAAAACTTCACGCTACACCTCCTACTCTTTCTCTACAACCATTTTCCCAGTCTGTGACTCTTAGTTTTAATCTCAACTACAGATCACAGACGGTCCTATTGTCTCTATGGGATAGCTTTCTAGCTAATGAGGGAGAGGACATGCTATCTAAGCTTCACAGCTATCCTGTGATCATTGCTCGCAGAGTCAAAGTGAATAACTATAATGGTTTGCTCCCAACATTTATTTTTTCCATTATTTACGTTTATCCTCATATAGTCGCCTGCACCGCCTGTAAAtctttctccattttttttcaatatatagGAGTCGCACTTGGTGCTTGGTTTGATTCAGCGATTCTTATTGATCCGCCTATACAAGAAGCAAGAGAACTCAAGAACTGGTACAATATATTTACAGTCATCATTCTGTACATAGTTTAGATCGCAATGCTGTCCTGCCTTCCAGTTCTAACATTTTTAATGTCTCCTATGGCCCAGGGCCTTGAGGAACACTGACCCGATTAAAGAGATTGTTGAAAAAAATGCCTATATTAAATATAATCCACAGCTGTCATTGAAATCAGACCAGAAAATAACTTGGATTTGTAACATAACTTCGTCACAAAAGGTCTGTAACTAGCAAATGTTTACCTCCTTTCGTACTTTTCCTCATGTATGAACAATTTTTTTAGACTCATGCTTGCTGGTCTTTTAGACTATATGGGTGAAGGCGCAGGTCTCTTTCGAACACATCTTCCAAAAATATTGGTACATGAGCTGTAAAAACTGTTGCCGAGCTACAGCAGCAGGCAATGAAGTTGTGTTTACGTGTAACTCATGCAAAGAGAAGCATCCTACAGTTCCTAGGTACTAAATAATATACGTTTCCTATATTGCTTTCTATTCACTGTTATCTAATACTGATCGAGTCAATAAATGCCTCCCTGCATACTGTGTGCCCCTTTTCAGATGCCGCTTTGATGTTGATTTAATTGATAGCACTGGTGTGATACCAGCTTCATTGTTTGGCGAATTGGCAAAGAAGCTATTGGCATTTAATGCGCTGGAAGTAATGCAGCATTTTAATGAGGTTCTTACCTCGTAAGTCTTAATACTAAAGATATTATACAATTTTACTCTTGTTCTTTGTTTTCTTGACAAAATGTTGAGCTGCCACTAGAGTTTGTCCACAATGAGCTCAAATAAAAAACCTTTCTGCTACACATCAAACCTGTGCAAACACAGCTGGCCGATGCAAGACAGCATTACACGATTATATACTACTCTGAAATTGATGACGCTACTGATTCTGGCCAGTTTGCAATGCAACCAAAAGATGGCTCTCCTTTTCCTACCAAAGAATCTGACACCATACAGTTGGGAACACCAGGTAAAGGACCAAATACCTGATTTCTTTTCTACATTTGTCTGCTAAATTTATGCATATCATGACATGTCACAAATTTATGATCGCAGGAGAAAATAGTGCTCGTTCAAGATTTGTGTTCGACTTTCTAATTGGTTTGATGAACCACAAAACATTGAACCAGATGAGGATGAAAATGCAGAGTGCAGCTCTAGCAAGAAGCAAAAACTGAACTAGGTTGTTGCTGTGGCCTTTTGCATCCACCTGATCTTTAGATGCTAAGCCTAACCTGCTGTCCTCTATTTTTCCCAAAGTTTTTTGTGCAAACTTACAAGGCTTATTTAGGTGCTAACGAAAGATGTGTTTTTGTCCATGGATACCCCTTAAACTTCTTTTTGTTCTACCGGCTCTTGTCTTTGCTACTAAGCTACAATCAGCAACTACTATGTATCTAGATTGGTGCTTTACAACTGATATGTACTTGTTGCAGTGGCCTTTAAATTCAACCTCTGCTATGTTCAGTTTATTAATTGCCCTCTTGGTGGATGTGATATTTCTTATGCATCAATTTTTCAGAATGCATTCCTCAGAACCTATTCAAGTCTTCCCCTAGACATAACTCTCTTATTAAATATCGTACCTGCTTTATGACCTGAACTTACTCTTCTCACCAGCTCAGGCTCGGGCATCTATTATCCGTAAAATATGTAGTTGCTTAGCCTTCAATAAATTTAAGCCTAGACAACTTTTCCCTTTGGTCAACCTTAAAAA
The Coffea arabica cultivar ET-39 chromosome 6c, Coffea Arabica ET-39 HiFi, whole genome shotgun sequence genome window above contains:
- the LOC140008703 gene encoding uncharacterized protein; translated protein: MDKSCPCMRDGTCKNRYPKNFCAQTTHGEDTYPYYRRRDDSKSIRVRRFTLDNRWVVPCNPYLLALFDCHINVEICSALKLVKYLYKYVFKEHDLVSFKIISCESVNDVDAIRDFQKGRWVSPPEAFWCIYEFKLNEMTPAVYTLQVHLPDQQFVSFDKNSDLLQLLSKVDFSKTMLTQFFHMNRINQRAQTLKCFYRDFPEHFVWSPKYKEWTERKRRKVIGRMVTRLASFRESALALGLLQSDAYIEDTLQQAVAFQMPSSLRLLFATLLVYCSTTNPRLLWENFELDLSADYHHR
- the LOC140008704 gene encoding uncharacterized protein codes for the protein MGKSLAEFHFVSDEFTSSYAEKLTKEIESEKSLTVDPEDLLLSHKLNPEQKHAYDLILKACFSLQGQAFFVDGPGGTGKTFLYRSLLATLRSQNHVAIAVATFGIAASILPGGRTAHSRFKIPLDFSKTKTCQLSKQSSASKLLSESTLILWDEASMYKRETIEAFDELLKDLMDSDLPFGGKVIVFGGDFRQTLPIIEQATKEVLIESTFPVSLLWSQLHKIRLTENMRAMFDPGFSQFLLRVGEGREPVDDQGEITLSPDIVIPYVDKEVSLNRLIESVFPDLNLYTHDPYNLINMCILAPKNSSVDELNEMMIKRFPGNLQTYISSDKTVDQRHQSDYEDFLNSQNPKGLPPHKLLLKKNCPLMLLRNLNPTEGLCNGTRLICRDLGQHTISAEIVFGHHRGKTGQTLDYVGIYLREPVFSHGQLYVALSRARTAAKVRILLVPGTFEGTKVDCKTRNVVFHEIFRLTQE
- the LOC140008705 gene encoding replication protein A 70 kDa DNA-binding subunit D-like: MANLLPMRDIVPHMRNWSCDITVQERQQITSSMGTPTRKQKFVFYDSEGSRVEGIIFNDDIPRMSQILQIYKKYRISNAEVRPIPSKFQTSDLTVQWVISSRTVIDKIPDDDEVMPVKFCYSKFTDLVQYMDDKTKSVDVLGVVISALERKTVTKNSRQSDVQKFVLLNEESQTVLLSLWDSFLANEGEDMLSKLHSYPVIIARRVKVNNYNGVALGAWFDSAILIDPPIQEARELKNWALRNTDPIKEIVEKNAYIKYNPQLSLKSDQKITWICNITSSQKTIWVKAQVSFEHIFQKYWYMSCKNCCRATAAGNEVVFTCNSCKEKHPTVPRCRFDVDLIDSTGVIPASLFGELAKKLLAFNALEVMQHFNELADARQHYTIIYYSEIDDATDSGQFAMQPKDGSPFPTKESDTIQLGTPGENSARSRFVFDFLIGLMNHKTLNQMRMKMQSAALARSKN